The Gammaproteobacteria bacterium genome has a window encoding:
- a CDS encoding methanol/ethanol family PQQ-dependent dehydrogenase produces the protein MRAALLAGASFLAPQAVLANEEVQKLIDNPNYWAFPGGNYWNWRYSDLKQINTKNASKLQAAWTFSTGVLRGHEGGPLVLPTSATGLDHDTLYIHAAFPNNVFAINLDNLEIIWEYAPVQDWDEVVPVMCCDTVNRGLGYGDGKILLQQADTTLVALNAKTGDKIWSVKNGDPKKGETNTNAPHVIKDKVITGMSGAEFGVRCWLAAYNLSDGKLAWKAYSMGPDKDLLFDSKTTSLGKKVGKNSSLKSWEGDQWMQGGGSTWGWWPYDKKENLVYYGSGNPGTWNPTVRPGDNKWSMTIFARDVDTGIARWVYQMTPHDEWDYDGVNEMILVDMKVKGKERKALVHFDRNGFGYTMDRVTGELLVAEKYDPAVNWATHIDMKTGRPQVVDRYSTDHNGEDVNTTNICPAALGTKDQQPAAYSPRTGLFYVPTNHVCMDYEPVSYAAGGNEYVAGQPWVNAILNMYPAGVVMKDGTNNLGNFIAWDADKGKIVWSIPEQFSVWSGALATAGDVVFYGTLDGYLKCVDAKTGKLLWKFKNPSGVIGNVNGWMHDGKQYVGVLSGLGGWAGIGFAAGLEKDTDGLGAVGAYKGLKNYTRLGGVLSVFSLP, from the coding sequence ATGAGAGCCGCGTTGCTGGCGGGTGCTTCTTTCCTGGCTCCGCAGGCCGTCCTGGCCAACGAGGAGGTGCAGAAGCTGATCGATAACCCCAATTATTGGGCGTTCCCCGGCGGCAACTACTGGAACTGGCGGTACTCCGATCTCAAGCAGATCAATACCAAAAACGCCAGCAAGCTCCAGGCGGCGTGGACGTTTTCCACGGGCGTGTTGCGTGGCCACGAGGGAGGTCCGCTGGTTCTGCCGACTTCGGCAACCGGTCTGGACCACGATACCCTCTACATCCATGCGGCGTTCCCCAACAACGTCTTCGCCATCAACCTGGATAATCTGGAGATTATTTGGGAGTACGCGCCCGTGCAGGACTGGGACGAAGTCGTTCCGGTGATGTGTTGCGATACCGTAAACCGCGGTCTTGGCTACGGCGACGGCAAGATCTTGTTGCAGCAGGCAGACACGACCCTCGTGGCGCTGAATGCCAAGACGGGCGACAAGATATGGTCGGTGAAGAATGGCGACCCCAAGAAGGGGGAGACCAACACCAACGCCCCGCACGTAATCAAGGACAAGGTGATCACCGGAATGTCCGGCGCGGAGTTCGGCGTCCGTTGCTGGCTTGCGGCCTACAACCTCAGTGACGGCAAGCTGGCGTGGAAGGCCTACAGCATGGGCCCGGATAAGGACCTCCTGTTCGACTCCAAGACCACGTCCCTGGGCAAGAAGGTTGGCAAGAACTCCAGCCTGAAGTCCTGGGAAGGCGACCAGTGGATGCAGGGCGGCGGTTCTACCTGGGGCTGGTGGCCGTATGACAAGAAGGAAAATCTTGTCTATTACGGCTCCGGCAATCCCGGCACCTGGAACCCCACTGTGCGCCCGGGCGACAACAAGTGGAGCATGACCATCTTCGCCCGCGACGTGGACACCGGCATTGCCCGCTGGGTCTATCAGATGACGCCCCACGACGAGTGGGACTACGATGGCGTCAACGAGATGATCCTGGTGGACATGAAGGTGAAGGGCAAAGAGCGCAAGGCCCTGGTGCATTTCGACCGTAACGGTTTCGGCTATACGATGGACCGGGTCACGGGCGAGTTGCTGGTGGCAGAGAAGTACGACCCCGCCGTCAATTGGGCTACCCATATTGACATGAAGACGGGTCGCCCGCAGGTCGTGGACCGCTACAGCACGGACCACAACGGCGAGGACGTCAACACCACCAACATCTGCCCCGCGGCGCTGGGCACCAAGGATCAGCAGCCTGCGGCCTATTCGCCGCGGACGGGCCTGTTCTACGTGCCTACCAACCATGTCTGCATGGACTACGAGCCGGTCAGCTATGCCGCTGGCGGCAACGAGTACGTGGCCGGGCAGCCGTGGGTGAACGCGATCCTGAACATGTACCCCGCCGGGGTCGTGATGAAGGACGGCACCAACAACCTGGGCAACTTCATTGCCTGGGATGCCGACAAGGGCAAGATCGTCTGGTCAATCCCTGAGCAGTTCTCGGTGTGGAGCGGCGCTCTGGCGACCGCCGGCGACGTCGTTTTCTACGGCACGCTGGACGGCTACCTGAAGTGCGTGGACGCCAAGACCGGCAAGTTGCTGTGGAAGTTCAAGAACCCGTCCGGGGTCATCGGCAACGTGAACGGCTGGATGCATGACGGCAAGCAGTATGTCGGCGTGCTGTCCGGGCTGGGCGGCTGGGCCGGTATCGGCTTTGCGGCCGGCCTGGAGAAGGACACGGACGGCCTGGGCGCGGTTGGCGCCTACAAGGGCCTGAAGAACTACACCCGGCTGGGTGGCGTTCTGAGCGTCTTCAGCCTGCCGTAA
- the epmB gene encoding EF-P beta-lysylation protein EpmB, with amino-acid sequence MGNNTSAGGAPAIIGSAEQLLAAVGLAGDSVPLAAAGARDFPVRVPDAYLRRIAKRDPRDPLLLQVLPRAEEDLPTAGFGADPVGERKAMVAPGLLHKYRGRALLVATAACPIHCRYCFRRHFPYRETDGWRDGWRQALAALRRDRSIKETILSGGDPLTLSDRRLAFLAGALADIPHMRRLRIHSRVPVVQPERIDAGLLAALGNWPRQLVVVTHANHARELGREATQAAARLRRAGAVLLNQAVLLRGVNDSAAAQAELSEALFGAGILPYYLHLLDPVAGAAHYRVGERRAKALLRRLRARLPGYLVPRLVREREGEAYKRPVA; translated from the coding sequence ATGGGTAATAATACATCCGCGGGCGGCGCCCCGGCCATAATCGGCAGCGCGGAGCAATTGTTGGCAGCGGTCGGGCTGGCCGGGGATTCCGTACCGCTGGCGGCGGCAGGCGCGCGCGACTTCCCGGTGCGGGTGCCGGACGCTTATTTGCGGCGCATCGCCAAAAGGGATCCGCGGGATCCATTGTTGTTGCAGGTGCTGCCGCGGGCCGAGGAGGACCTGCCGACGGCAGGTTTCGGAGCGGACCCGGTGGGCGAGCGCAAGGCCATGGTCGCGCCGGGCCTGTTGCATAAATACCGCGGGCGGGCGTTGTTGGTCGCCACGGCCGCATGCCCCATCCATTGCCGATACTGCTTTCGCCGGCACTTCCCTTACCGCGAGACGGACGGTTGGCGCGACGGCTGGCGACAGGCATTGGCCGCGTTGCGCCGCGACCGCTCGATCAAGGAGACGATTCTCAGCGGCGGCGACCCGCTGACCCTGTCGGACCGGCGGTTGGCCTTTCTCGCAGGCGCCCTGGCCGACATCCCGCATATGCGCCGATTGCGCATACACAGCCGCGTCCCGGTCGTGCAGCCGGAACGGATTGATGCCGGGTTGCTCGCCGCTCTTGGCAATTGGCCCCGGCAGTTGGTGGTGGTGACCCACGCCAACCACGCCCGGGAACTGGGCCGGGAGGCGACCCAAGCCGCGGCGCGGTTGCGGCGGGCGGGCGCCGTGCTGCTGAACCAGGCCGTACTGTTGCGCGGCGTGAACGACAGCGCGGCGGCGCAGGCGGAATTGAGCGAGGCGCTGTTCGGCGCGGGGATCCTGCCCTATTACCTGCACTTGCTGGACCCGGTGGCTGGCGCCGCCCACTACCGGGTGGGCGAGCGCCGGGCAAAGGCATTGCTGCGCCGCCTGCGCGCCCGCCTGCCCGGATATCTGGTGCCCAGGCTGGTGCGCGAACGGGAGGGCGAGGCGTACAAACGGCCCGTGGCCTGA
- the efp gene encoding elongation factor P, with translation MTTYASSECKPGLKVLCDGDPCVVVSSEFVKPGKGQAFVRMRLRNLKSGRLLDRTFRSNESVTAADVTELELQFLYKDGQLWHFMDPKSYEQHAAAVEETVARWLKEGTICSVILWNGQAISVAPPNIVQLRIAETGPGVRGDTESGGNKEAVLETGVRLRVPLFLEEGEVIRVDTRTGEYIGRE, from the coding sequence ATTACCACATACGCCAGCAGCGAATGCAAACCCGGACTGAAGGTCCTGTGCGATGGCGACCCCTGCGTCGTCGTGAGCAGCGAATTCGTCAAACCGGGCAAGGGGCAGGCATTTGTGCGCATGCGGTTGCGCAACCTGAAAAGCGGCCGCCTGCTGGATCGCACGTTCCGCTCCAACGAAAGCGTAACGGCGGCCGATGTCACCGAGCTGGAACTGCAATTTCTATATAAAGACGGGCAGCTGTGGCACTTTATGGATCCCAAAAGTTATGAACAGCATGCCGCTGCCGTAGAGGAGACGGTCGCGCGCTGGCTGAAAGAAGGCACGATCTGCTCCGTAATCCTCTGGAATGGACAGGCGATATCCGTGGCGCCGCCGAATATCGTGCAACTGCGGATCGCGGAGACCGGCCCCGGAGTACGGGGCGACACCGAGAGCGGCGGCAACAAGGAGGCCGTGCTGGAAACCGGCGTGCGGCTTCGCGTTCCCCTGTTCCTGGAGGAAGGCGAGGTCATTCGCGTGGACACGCGCACTGGCGAATACATTGGCCGGGAGTAG
- the epmA gene encoding EF-P lysine aminoacylase EpmA — MAGSSGAGNSGAGNNGAGGNSAARGAASAGEDWRPCAAAPLLRRRAALLARLRAFMAAREILEVETPLLCAFPAAESQIRSFRVVAAGGEGGYLRASPESDMKRLLAAGLGPIYQLGRVFRRGERSPLHEPEFTVLEWYRPGFDQYRLMDEVAELLRELGLPAPARLSYRDAFRRYAGLDPWTASAAELAAAASAQGLRRAARRARRENLDLLLAVRVGPRLGRERPQFLCDFPADQALQAHVAAGDPPVAERFELFVRGVEIADGCRELTDAAELERRLRGGSRRAPDTGLLAAVRHGLPEGAGVALGVDRLLLTLSGAERLAEVIAFPRAFPRERQRPPTSA; from the coding sequence TTGGCCGGGAGTAGTGGGGCCGGGAATAGTGGGGCCGGCAATAACGGGGCCGGGGGCAACAGCGCCGCCCGCGGCGCCGCCTCCGCCGGCGAGGACTGGCGCCCCTGCGCCGCCGCGCCCCTGTTGCGCCGCCGGGCCGCCTTGCTTGCCCGGCTGCGGGCCTTCATGGCCGCCCGGGAGATCCTTGAGGTCGAAACCCCGCTGCTCTGCGCCTTCCCGGCCGCGGAGTCGCAGATCCGCTCCTTCCGCGTCGTTGCGGCAGGCGGGGAGGGCGGCTACCTGCGGGCCTCGCCGGAATCCGACATGAAGCGCCTGCTGGCCGCCGGTCTGGGGCCGATCTACCAACTCGGCCGCGTCTTCCGCCGCGGCGAGCGCTCGCCGCTGCATGAGCCGGAGTTCACCGTATTGGAGTGGTATCGCCCGGGCTTCGACCAGTACCGGCTGATGGACGAGGTGGCGGAGTTATTGCGGGAGCTGGGCCTGCCCGCGCCCGCAAGGCTGAGCTACCGCGATGCCTTCCGCAGGTACGCAGGGCTTGACCCCTGGACGGCTTCGGCCGCCGAGTTGGCGGCGGCCGCATCCGCGCAGGGCTTGCGGCGCGCCGCCCGCCGCGCCCGCCGCGAGAACCTGGACCTGCTCCTGGCCGTCCGCGTGGGCCCCCGCCTGGGACGGGAGCGGCCGCAGTTCCTGTGCGACTTCCCCGCCGACCAGGCCCTGCAAGCGCATGTCGCCGCCGGCGATCCTCCTGTGGCCGAACGCTTCGAGTTATTTGTGCGCGGGGTGGAGATCGCCGACGGCTGCCGTGAATTGACCGACGCTGCCGAACTGGAGCGCCGCCTGCGGGGGGGCTCCCGGCGCGCCCCGGACACCGGCCTGCTGGCCGCTGTCCGCCACGGTCTGCCGGAGGGCGCCGGCGTCGCCCTGGGCGTGGATCGCCTATTGCTGACGCTGAGCGGCGCCGAGCGGCTGGCCGAGGTGATTGCCTTTCCCCGGGCCTTCCCCCGGGAGCGGCAGCGCCCCCCGACATCGGCGTAG